The genomic segment GCGACCTGCATCGTGGTGTCGAAGTGAGGAATTGTCCCGCCATTGCCCGCGGCGATTTTCGCCAGGTAGATCAGGTCAAAGCTGCGACCACTGTTGAAGTAGAACATGATCATCGCGATCAGCATCAGGACCGACCCTGCGAGCGTATACAGGAAGAACTTGATGGCCGCGTACTCGCGCCGTGGTCCCCCCCAGATCCCGATCAGGAAGTACATCGGCAGCAGCATGACTTCCCAGAAGACGTAGAACAGGAAGAAGTCGAGTGCCAGGAAGACGCCCATCATCCCTGTTTCAAGGATCAGAAACAGCATCAGGTAGCCTTTGAAGTTCTTTTCGATGCTCCATGACGCCAGTGAGGCAAGCAAGCAGACGAATCCGGTCAAGACCACGAGCGGCAGACTGATTCCGTCGACGCCCAGTCGGAAGTAGATGTTCCAGGTTGGAACCCACTCTCTGACCAGTTCGAACTGAATACCGGATTCCGTCGGCTTGAACTGCCCCCAGAGCATCAGCGTAAACAGGAATGTCAGGGCCGTGCCCATGACACCCCAGTAACGCATGAATTCCTTCGCATTGCTGTCGATAAACAGCAGCAAGAGCGCCCATACCGCGGGCAGAAAAACGATACATGTCAGGAGCGTTTCCGGATCCATATTGAACTCTGCTTCCTCAAGCGTGCTGCCACCAACTGCGCGGTCGACAGAAATCAGTTCTACTTCGGAATTGCGGTGAAAAGGGCCCCGAACAGCACCACGACACCCACGCCAATCCACATGACATACTGCCGGATTCGTCCTGTCTGCACGGCTTTCAGCGACGAACCCATCGAATACGTGACCGACCCCAGCAGGTTGACCAGTCCATCCACCATTGTTTCATCGAATTTGCGATCCCAGCGTGACACGTAGACCGTCAGATTTGCGGAGGCGTGCAGGATGGGATCGAGCACACAGCGGTCGAAGCTGACGCACCACGCGGAGACGACGTGCACGGGTTGGACGAACATCACATCATACAACGTGTCGAACCGCCATTTGTCGATCAGGAAGTCGTAGACGCCCGAGAATTGCTTGCGAATGTCGGCGGGATTCACACTCTTCTTCACATACAGCAGATAGGCCACTCCCATCCCCAGGAACGCGGCGATCAACGCGAGGACACCCGCAATTTTGTGAACTTTATGGACATCGTGCTGGCTGGGCAGGGTCACCTGCGAGGCACCGCTCGAGAGCACTCGTTCGACGGCCGGAACGGTTTCGCTGCCCGCGATCAATCGGTAAAGCGGACCGCTCTCACCGGGCCAGGCACATCCCGCGGCGAAGACCGCCAACGCGATCAACGGATAGGTCATGATCCGCGGATTTTCATGGCAGTGTTCGAAGACATGCGCGTCCCGAGGTTGCCCACAGAATGTCATGAACCACAGTCGGAACATGTAAAACGACGTGATTCCCGCGGTGACCAATGGCGTAATGAACAGCAGGAAGTGACCGGGATTCCGTTCCGTGTAGGCCAAGGCCGAGGCGACAATCGCATCTTTTGAGTAGAAGCCCGAGAAGCCAGCGGAAGTACCCGGAATCGCCAGACCGGCGATGGCCACAACCCCGACCAGCATCGTGTAACAGGTGATCTTCATCTTGTGCCGCAACCCGCCCATGCGCGTCATGTCCTGCACGTGGTGGCATCCGGCGATCACACTGCCTGAGCACAAGAACATGAGCGACTTGAAGAACGCGTGTGTCACCAGGTGGAACAGCCCCGCGCCCCAGCCGGCAACGCCGATCGCCAGCATCATGTAGCCCAGTTGGCTGATGGTAGAGTAGGCGAGCACGCGTTTGATGTCGGTGACGACGACCGCGATCGTGGCTGCGATGAACAGTGTGATGCAGCCGATGTAGGCAATTCCAAGAAGAACCTCGGGGGTGAACATCGGATAGAACCGTCCGGCCAGATACACACCGGCGGCGACCATTGTGGCCGAGTGCACCAGTGCGGATACCGGCGTCGGTCCCTCCATCGCGTCGGGTAACCATGTTTGCAGTGGGAACTGAGCACTCTTACCGATGCTTCCCGCGAAGACGCCCAGCCCGGCGGCGACCAGCAGCATGTAGCTGATCGTCATCGGCTGTCCGTTTTGCGTGGCCCGGTGTCCCTCGGCGTCGTGCAGGTAGACCTGCTTGCCGTCGTCGGACACATCCAGCTTGCCATCGTGTCCCCGGATCATCGTGAACAGCCCCGCTTCATGCGTGTCGTTCAGGGATGAATCGGCGAACTGGAAGGTACCGAGCGAGGTCCAGAGAATCATCAAGCCGATCAGAAACCCGAAATCGCCGACGCGGTTCATGATGAACGCTTTATTGGCGGCGGTGCTGGCCGACTGGCGTTCGATGTAGAAGCCGATCAGCAGGTAGCTGCACAGACCGACCAGTTCCCAGAAGATGAACACCTGGAAGATGTTCCCGGCCAGCACGAGTCCCAGCATGGAAAAGCAGAACAGCGAGAGATACGCGAAGAAGCGGTGGAATCGTCCGGGGCGGCTGAAATGACCACCGTTGTGCAGATGCACTTCGTGATCTTCATATTCTTCCGTCAGTTCGTCGTGCATATAGCCCATGGCGAACAGGTGAATGCAGGTGGCGATGAAGGTCACCATTGTGAACATCACCAGCGTCAGGCTGTCGATGTACCAGTCGAGCGACAGGCGGAGCTTGCCGAATCGACCCAGTTCGTACAGCGTCCCGGCGTAGTATTTGGGGGGCGATGACGCGTGTGTTCCCGCGTGCGCTTCGGCCGCGTGTCCGTCGGCATGATGATCGGCTTCTTCATGAGCGGCATCGTGTGGCGTGGCGGCATGCGAAGAATCGGCATGGTGTTCGGGTGCGGAGAGGGCCGACCAGTGCGTCGCGCTTCCCCAGACCAGCAGGGCCGACAAGCTGCAGACGAATCCGGCACCGATACAACCCACCGCGCAGACGGCCGCACCTTTGCTGAGTCGATGGGACCAGCGTAACCAGTACATTTCAATGACAAAGCCCACCAACGGCAGCAACCAGGCTGTCGTTAGCAGGAGCATCAGAATCTCACCAGTTTTGGTCTCAGGCATAATTCCGTCACTGAAGAAGTTTTACCGGGCGGAAGTTTTACTGGGTGAACGAGTCGTTGAGCAAAGGATCGTCGGAAAAGACGTTCTGTCAAACCACTTGCGACCGAGAACAAAATGTCAGGGAGAACCAACTGAGACCACCACCGATCGATACGAATTGACCACGAACAGTCGGGCTTACCCGTGCAGTTCGTCTCCGCGGTCGACATCGATTGACAGGTGATTGTTGTAAAAGTTCAGTGCAATCGCCAAGGCCACGGCCGCTTCCGCCGCGGCCAGAACGATGACGAAAAGTGCCGTTGCTTGTCCGTCGAGACCCAGTGGGGTGTAGCGAGAGAACGCCACGAAATTGACGTTGGCCCCGTTCAGAACGAGTTCAACTCCCATCAGCACGCCAATGCCGTTCCGTTTTGTGGCCATGCAGACGACGCCACACACGAAGAGCACCGCTCCAACCATCAAGTACGAGTTCAGGCCAACTTCACCCATGATCGCATTTCTTTCCCGAACGCAAACGCTCGTTCTTCCGGAAGACTCCGATCAATTGAATTCTCGTCCGTCGTCCACCACGACGCGACGCTTTGCCCGCGCCAAGTATGCGGCTCCGATCAACACGACCAATAAATGAATCGAAATGATTTCAAACGGCAACAGAAAGCCTGGAGCCAACTTCATCTGACTGTCTTGGTTCAGATTCCGATCCGGACGCAGTCCGATGAAGCTGAGTCCCAACTGCCGGACCGTATTGCCTTGTTGACGGGCCGCGGGGGCCAGCTCTGCAGCGGCCGCCATCGAAGGGGATGGTGGCAGGCGCTCGGCCGCCTCTTTCCAATCGACTTTGCTGATGGAAGTCACCAGGACGAACAGCAGCAGCAGTCCGACGGACGCTCCCAGGAAGATTTCGGCCGGGTTGGTGCGAATCTGCGTGTAGGGGCCACTGGCGGTGAGCATCACCCCGAACACCAGCAGAACCACCGTTCCGCCGACATAGATCAGCAATTGGGCCGAGCCCAGGAAATCGGCGTCGCAAAGGAAGAACAGGGCCCCGACCGATCCGAGCGACACGACCAGCCAGAAGGCCATTCGCACGACGTTCTGCGTGGCGACGACCGCCACGGCGCCGCCGCAGGACAGTGTCGCGAAGACCCAGAATAACAGTTGCTCGATCATCGGATCACCCCTTGAGCGTCAGAGGCGACAGGAACCGCGGACGTCGTCGCATGAGACACCGATTTTTCGCCCAAAGCAGGCCCAAAGGCCACCGGTCGAGACATCGTCGAAGCCAGCACCAGCGGCCACAGCACCGCCATCAGGAACAGGAAGCAACTGATCGGTACCAGATACTTCAAGCAGGTCGTCATCACCTGGTCGATTCGCAGTCGAGGAAGCGTCCACCGCACCCAAATCTGCACAAACACCAGCAAGCACCCCTTTTTTACAAGCACGATCGCACCAAACAGGTTGGCGAGATAGGTTCCGAGTGAAAACCCTTCGATTCCCAGGAATCCATCGGCAGTGCCACGCAGGCTGTTGACCAGATCGTCGATCAAGCCGATCCCGGTGTTCCAGCCGCCAAGAAACAGCAAGGCTGCAACGGCACTGACGGCGAACATGCTCGAGTATTCGGCCAGGAAGAAGATGGACCAGCGAAACCCGCTATATTCGGTGTGGAAACCGGCTACCAGCTCGCTCTCGGCTTCCGCCAGATCGAACGGAGCGCGCTTCACGCTGGCGGTGGCGACGGTGAAGTAACAGAAGAAAGCCACGAACGTGAATGGGTCATGAAAAATAAACCAGTTCCAGAACCAGCCCGACTGCAGCCGTCCGATGACCTGGAAATTGAGTGAACCGGCGATCATCAGCGGAATGAGCGCACAAATTGCTAGAGGAATCTCGTAGCTCACCATCTGGGCCGCTTCACGCATCGCGCCGAACAGCGCCCATTTTGAGCCGCTGGAATATCCGGCGAGAATGATGCCGAGTACTTCGAGTGACATCAGGGCCAGAATCAGAAACGCACCGCATTCCGCCGAAACGGCAATCCATCCATCGGCGAGCGGCAGTACCATGAAGGCCGCAAACGAGGCGATCGTGGCAAGATAGGGTGACATTCGGAAGATCAGGCTGTCGGCATCTTCCGGCACCAGATCTTCTTTCTGGATCAGTTTGATGCCGTCGGCAATCGTTTGCAGCCAGCCGAAGCTTCCCCCGACGCGGGTGGGGCCCAGACGGTCCTGGATACGGCCCGCGACTTTACGTTCAAGCCAGATGTAAAACACGGGAAGGCCAGCGAACAGGCCGAGCAGGAGTGCCGCGTGGACAAATGCCGCAAGCAAGAAGGCCACCAAGAGCAATGTCTCGGGCTTCAACGAGACATGCACGAATTGCGAGAGGCTTTGGACCAGGTTGGCCAAAAACTCTTGCAAGGTGATGGCAGCAAGTAGGCCGTTCATTTATGTGTCCCTACAAATACGGAACCATCGGCGCGAGAGGCCGCGAAGGGCGGGCCAACTATGCCAGAAGGGTATTGGCGATTCAAGCCATCCGCGCGGCTTTCGAATTCATTCCCATCAATGAGAAGTTCCTCACGGGGTTTGAACTTGAGGCGATGGGACAGTTCGTCGCGGAAATCGGCGTCGAACACAGAGGGGAATTATGAGATCCACACTTGATCATGTCCGTGTGGTTGAGGCGCACTCGCTCATGGAGCCTGGTGATCCGAAATGCGTTTGCGTTCGGATCCGACCTCGTTTCTTGTATCCGTGGTTCGTCTCACTCGGTCGTATCCCTCGTTACCAAGCTCCCGCTTGGTAACGCCTCTTCACACGCATTTTCCCATCGCGGCGGCATCTGGCGCGGTCTGTCCTGTGCATTTTTGATATCGAGGAGGTGCGTGCGAGGGGCCCAGGCCACTTTTTTGCTTGACGGAAAACGAGATCACATGAGGCGTTACCAAGCGGGAGCTTGGTAACGAGGGAACGAAGGGTTGCCAAGCGGGAGCTTGGTAACGAGGGAACGAAGGGTTGCCAAGCGGGAGCTTGGTAACGAGGGAACGAAGGGTTACCAACAGGGAATTGGTAACGAGGGACATGAGGGACTGAACGAGGAACGAACGGGCAACAGAACCCTATTGGTTTTTCTTAATCGACAGGTCGTACGTTGCTTTCTGGACCTTGGCCTGGCGATCGGAGAGCTGGCGAAGTTGAGTCAGCACGTCCTGATCGAGGGCTTGCTCGCCTTCCACTAATCGTCCCAACTGCTTGGTTCGGCGGTTGACTCGGTATTGCAGCGAACGCAGCATCTTCATTTCCGCCAATTTTTCGACCAGTCCCGATTGTTGCTGCTGCTGTTGTTGCTGTTGTTGTGGGGACTGTTTCTTGTCCTTGAGTTTTTCGAGTTCCTTCTGCAGCGATTCGATCAGTTCCTTCAGGCTTTCAATCGTATCCTGTTCAATGTTCTGCGTGATCTCGCCGACATCGACGCGTTCCAACCGGCGAGCGATTGTCAGCATGTCGTCGCGGATTTGCTCGACCGCCTCGGGAAACGCAATCGACGAGCCTTCTTCTTTGAGCAAGGTCAGAGCTTTCGCTGCCAGGACCGCAATTTCGTCCTCGTTTCGCGCCAGTTCGACGGAACGGTTGCGATGACGGTCGGTGCGCGTCTCAGGCGGAATAGAATGGATTGCCAAGGTCGCGTTGTAGACGATTTCTTGCTTTTGCAGCATGTCGCGGAAACGGGCTTCCATCTGAGCCAGCACCAGTTCGCGTTCTTCTTCGCGCACCTGCCGGAGAATCTCTTCAAGTTTCTCTTTCGCCTTCATCAATTCGGCGATCGCTTTATCTTGCTTGTCCGATGCCCCTTTTTTGTTGTTCTTTTTCAGTTCCTCGATGGCTCGGTCCATCTCTTGTCTCGCCCGCTGAAGCTCGTCACGACCGGGCGTTTTATCCGAGGGCTTCTGCTGCTCGTCCTGTTCCTCTTGAGCCTGATTTTGCTGATCGGGCGAGTCCTGCGGGGGCTGGTCTTGTGGAGGCTGATCCTGTTGTTGTCCTTCTTGAGGCTTTCCGGACGGTTTGCCCTCTTGCGGCTTCCCGTCTTTGGGTTTCGATTTGGAGGGCTTCCCTTGCTGGGATTTGCCACCTTTGGAATCGTCCTTCTCTTCCGAGTCGGATTGATCTGGCTTGGGCTTGTCGTCATCAGACGGTTTTTCGTCACCGGGCTTCTTTTCGTTCGGCTCTTTCTTGTCGTCGTCCGAAGAGTCTGACGGCTTCTGATCCGACGGTTTCCCTTTGCCCGATTCTCCCTCACCGGGTTTGGGCTTTTTGTCCCCTTTCGGCGATTCGCTTTCGTCGGACTCGGCTTTGGGTTTGTCCTTGGAGTTTTCTGCGTCGGATTCGCCTTCACCCGGCTTTGATTGATCGGATTCTTCGGAAGGCTTGGAGCCCTTGTCGTTTTTGGCGGCCTTCTTGGCGGCGTCTTGCGACTGGATTTTCTGGACGAGCTTCTGTGTCGATTCCGCAATTTGCTTTTGACGGTCTTGCAGATCGGGAATCTGGCTGCCGCGTTCGGTCTCGGCCCGGGCTTCGCTTTCTTTGCCGATCAGCTTGGTGACATCTTTGATCAGGTCTTGAATTCGTTTCTTTTCGATTTCAAGGTCATCCTTACGCGCTTCGCTCATCAACAGTTCGAGCAGTGACTGCAGTTCGGCGACGACCAGTTCTTGCCGCTCCACTGCATCGCCCAGTTGGTCCTTCTTGAGCAGATCTGTCAGGCTTTGCATTTGTTCGGGAATGCGGCCTTCCTTGCTGCGTCCGATCGCGCGGACGAGCAGTTCGGCACGGGCCGGGTCCGTCTTGCGCAGATACTCGCTCAATTGCTGAAGCGTGCCTTCGAAGCGTCGGTACTTCATCTCGATCGCTTCTTGGGTCGCCGCAAGATTCGTGGGCGCTTCTGCGGGATCGGTTGCGGGCGAGGGCGTGTCGTCTGCGGAGAACCCCAACGAGGTCAGTGAGACGAGCATCGTCAAACAAAGTGCCGTCCATTGGATTCGACCGTCGATTGTGAATGGCATCGCGAGGTCCTCTGCAGGTCGCCGGTGTGAGAGTCTGGTTTACTCGAGCGCCCTGATGGCTTTCTCTTTGCGTTTTCGTTTCGTTTCTTCGAGCAAATCCATTTCGGCTTTGATCGTCTTCTTCAGATCTTCCAATACTGAATCGAACCGGGCCAGTTCTTGCATCTCGCCCAGAACCCGCTCCAGGTTTTGGATCAACGTCGTCATTTCGGCGATTGATGTTTCCAGCACGCCGACGGGATCGGTGTTCTTATCGAGTGCCAGTTTGAACAGGCCCAGCGCGCCATCGACGCCGGGAAAATTTTTCGTGTTGATCGCATTCAGCGGTCCGAGAATTCG from the Schlesneria paludicola DSM 18645 genome contains:
- a CDS encoding NADH-quinone oxidoreductase subunit J family protein yields the protein MIEQLLFWVFATLSCGGAVAVVATQNVVRMAFWLVVSLGSVGALFFLCDADFLGSAQLLIYVGGTVVLLVFGVMLTASGPYTQIRTNPAEIFLGASVGLLLLFVLVTSISKVDWKEAAERLPPSPSMAAAAELAPAARQQGNTVRQLGLSFIGLRPDRNLNQDSQMKLAPGFLLPFEIISIHLLVVLIGAAYLARAKRRVVVDDGREFN
- the nuoK gene encoding NADH-quinone oxidoreductase subunit NuoK produces the protein MGEVGLNSYLMVGAVLFVCGVVCMATKRNGIGVLMGVELVLNGANVNFVAFSRYTPLGLDGQATALFVIVLAAAEAAVALAIALNFYNNHLSIDVDRGDELHG
- a CDS encoding coiled-coil domain-containing protein; translation: MPFTIDGRIQWTALCLTMLVSLTSLGFSADDTPSPATDPAEAPTNLAATQEAIEMKYRRFEGTLQQLSEYLRKTDPARAELLVRAIGRSKEGRIPEQMQSLTDLLKKDQLGDAVERQELVVAELQSLLELLMSEARKDDLEIEKKRIQDLIKDVTKLIGKESEARAETERGSQIPDLQDRQKQIAESTQKLVQKIQSQDAAKKAAKNDKGSKPSEESDQSKPGEGESDAENSKDKPKAESDESESPKGDKKPKPGEGESGKGKPSDQKPSDSSDDDKKEPNEKKPGDEKPSDDDKPKPDQSDSEEKDDSKGGKSQQGKPSKSKPKDGKPQEGKPSGKPQEGQQQDQPPQDQPPQDSPDQQNQAQEEQDEQQKPSDKTPGRDELQRARQEMDRAIEELKKNNKKGASDKQDKAIAELMKAKEKLEEILRQVREEERELVLAQMEARFRDMLQKQEIVYNATLAIHSIPPETRTDRHRNRSVELARNEDEIAVLAAKALTLLKEEGSSIAFPEAVEQIRDDMLTIARRLERVDVGEITQNIEQDTIESLKELIESLQKELEKLKDKKQSPQQQQQQQQQQSGLVEKLAEMKMLRSLQYRVNRRTKQLGRLVEGEQALDQDVLTQLRQLSDRQAKVQKATYDLSIKKNQ
- a CDS encoding complex I subunit 1/NuoH family protein → MNGLLAAITLQEFLANLVQSLSQFVHVSLKPETLLLVAFLLAAFVHAALLLGLFAGLPVFYIWLERKVAGRIQDRLGPTRVGGSFGWLQTIADGIKLIQKEDLVPEDADSLIFRMSPYLATIASFAAFMVLPLADGWIAVSAECGAFLILALMSLEVLGIILAGYSSGSKWALFGAMREAAQMVSYEIPLAICALIPLMIAGSLNFQVIGRLQSGWFWNWFIFHDPFTFVAFFCYFTVATASVKRAPFDLAEAESELVAGFHTEYSGFRWSIFFLAEYSSMFAVSAVAALLFLGGWNTGIGLIDDLVNSLRGTADGFLGIEGFSLGTYLANLFGAIVLVKKGCLLVFVQIWVRWTLPRLRIDQVMTTCLKYLVPISCFLFLMAVLWPLVLASTMSRPVAFGPALGEKSVSHATTSAVPVASDAQGVIR
- the nuoL gene encoding NADH-quinone oxidoreductase subunit L — its product is MPETKTGEILMLLLTTAWLLPLVGFVIEMYWLRWSHRLSKGAAVCAVGCIGAGFVCSLSALLVWGSATHWSALSAPEHHADSSHAATPHDAAHEEADHHADGHAAEAHAGTHASSPPKYYAGTLYELGRFGKLRLSLDWYIDSLTLVMFTMVTFIATCIHLFAMGYMHDELTEEYEDHEVHLHNGGHFSRPGRFHRFFAYLSLFCFSMLGLVLAGNIFQVFIFWELVGLCSYLLIGFYIERQSASTAANKAFIMNRVGDFGFLIGLMILWTSLGTFQFADSSLNDTHEAGLFTMIRGHDGKLDVSDDGKQVYLHDAEGHRATQNGQPMTISYMLLVAAGLGVFAGSIGKSAQFPLQTWLPDAMEGPTPVSALVHSATMVAAGVYLAGRFYPMFTPEVLLGIAYIGCITLFIAATIAVVVTDIKRVLAYSTISQLGYMMLAIGVAGWGAGLFHLVTHAFFKSLMFLCSGSVIAGCHHVQDMTRMGGLRHKMKITCYTMLVGVVAIAGLAIPGTSAGFSGFYSKDAIVASALAYTERNPGHFLLFITPLVTAGITSFYMFRLWFMTFCGQPRDAHVFEHCHENPRIMTYPLIALAVFAAGCAWPGESGPLYRLIAGSETVPAVERVLSSGASQVTLPSQHDVHKVHKIAGVLALIAAFLGMGVAYLLYVKKSVNPADIRKQFSGVYDFLIDKWRFDTLYDVMFVQPVHVVSAWCVSFDRCVLDPILHASANLTVYVSRWDRKFDETMVDGLVNLLGSVTYSMGSSLKAVQTGRIRQYVMWIGVGVVVLFGALFTAIPK